In Nocardia asteroides, a single genomic region encodes these proteins:
- a CDS encoding SIMPL domain-containing protein, giving the protein MSGKKHGGAGTITVTGHGTARGVPDVMRVDIAVETRADTVAVAYGRAGERIAAVTAALRGHGVRPADIGTSRLSVRTETTWQQEHGSQIVGYLADAALAVSLRELGDDADPGPAAIIAAAVEAGGDDVRLGGLTFGLADPEAVLVTARDAAWENALAKARRYAERAGRALGPVRDIVEGSGAGAPVPQLKMVSATLGGAESGSMPVELGEQEMAAHLQVTWELAAPGPDRAE; this is encoded by the coding sequence GTGAGCGGGAAGAAGCACGGCGGCGCGGGGACGATCACGGTGACCGGGCACGGCACCGCGCGCGGTGTGCCCGACGTCATGCGGGTGGACATCGCGGTGGAGACGCGCGCCGACACCGTCGCGGTGGCCTACGGCCGGGCGGGCGAGCGGATCGCGGCGGTCACCGCCGCGCTGCGCGGGCACGGCGTGCGCCCCGCCGACATCGGCACCAGCAGGCTCTCGGTGCGCACCGAGACCACCTGGCAGCAGGAGCACGGCTCGCAGATCGTCGGCTACCTGGCCGACGCGGCGCTGGCGGTGTCGCTGCGCGAGCTCGGCGACGACGCCGACCCCGGCCCGGCGGCGATCATCGCGGCCGCGGTGGAGGCCGGCGGCGACGACGTCCGGCTGGGCGGGCTCACCTTCGGGCTCGCCGACCCGGAGGCGGTGCTGGTCACCGCGCGCGACGCGGCCTGGGAGAACGCGCTGGCCAAGGCGCGGCGGTACGCCGAGAGGGCCGGGCGCGCACTGGGTCCCGTGCGCGACATCGTCGAGGGCTCCGGGGCGGGTGCGCCGGTGCCCCAGCTGAAGATGGTCTCGGCGACGCTGGGCGGAGCCGAGTCCGGCTCGATGCCGGTGGAGCTCGGTGAGCAGGAGATGGCCGCGCACCTCCAGGTGACCTGGGAGCTCGCGGCGCCCGGGCCGGACCGCGCCGAGTAG
- a CDS encoding class I SAM-dependent RNA methyltransferase codes for MSVGDEFEVRLGPPGHGGFCVGRHEGRVVFVRHGLPGELVRARVTEDRGGSFARADAIEIVEAAAGRVPATCPVSGPGGAGCCDFTHATPALQRQLKASVVAEQLRRIALIERDITVEPLGPPDETGGWRTRVRLVVDADGRAGVHGYRSSGIVPDLRCPQPVAGAVEWLEQERFTPGADLVVAVDSAGTRHVVEIAPPDRPAPAAARRRRVEQSRRNAAARRTAAHAPRATRLLHGDGTAVQRVGKRRWELPATAFWQAHRAAPDFYSDRIAEWSGLEPGQRAWDLYSGAGVFAAGLAEQVGPGGAVHAVESASGAVSAGQAALADLPWVDLEVLRVEQWFAARPPLPDAVVLDPPRAGAGRDVIAPLTAAGPARIVHIGCDPAAFARDLGLYREGGYELTELRVVDSFPGTHHVECLALLER; via the coding sequence GTGAGCGTCGGCGACGAATTCGAGGTGCGGCTCGGGCCGCCCGGGCACGGCGGCTTCTGCGTCGGCAGGCACGAGGGCCGGGTGGTCTTCGTCCGGCACGGGCTGCCCGGAGAGCTGGTGCGCGCCAGGGTGACCGAGGATCGGGGCGGCTCGTTCGCCAGGGCCGACGCGATCGAGATCGTCGAGGCGGCCGCGGGCCGGGTGCCCGCCACCTGCCCGGTCTCCGGGCCCGGCGGCGCGGGCTGCTGCGACTTCACCCACGCCACCCCCGCGCTGCAGCGGCAGCTCAAGGCGAGCGTGGTCGCCGAGCAGTTGCGCCGGATCGCGCTGATCGAGCGCGACATCACCGTGGAGCCGCTCGGCCCGCCGGACGAGACCGGCGGCTGGCGGACCAGGGTCCGGCTGGTGGTCGACGCCGACGGCCGCGCCGGGGTGCACGGCTACCGGAGCTCGGGCATCGTCCCCGACCTGCGCTGCCCGCAGCCGGTCGCGGGCGCGGTCGAGTGGCTGGAGCAGGAGCGCTTCACCCCGGGCGCCGACCTGGTCGTCGCCGTCGACTCCGCCGGGACCAGGCACGTGGTGGAGATCGCGCCACCCGACCGGCCCGCGCCCGCGGCCGCGCGCAGGCGCCGGGTCGAGCAGTCCAGGCGCAATGCCGCTGCCCGGCGCACCGCCGCGCACGCCCCGCGCGCCACCCGGTTGCTGCACGGCGACGGCACCGCCGTGCAGCGGGTGGGGAAGCGGCGCTGGGAGCTGCCCGCCACCGCCTTCTGGCAGGCGCACCGCGCCGCGCCCGACTTCTACTCCGACCGGATCGCCGAGTGGTCCGGGCTGGAGCCGGGGCAGCGGGCGTGGGATCTCTACAGCGGCGCGGGGGTCTTCGCGGCCGGGCTGGCCGAGCAGGTCGGGCCGGGCGGCGCGGTGCACGCGGTGGAGTCCGCCTCCGGCGCCGTCAGCGCGGGGCAGGCCGCGCTGGCCGACCTGCCCTGGGTCGACCTGGAGGTGCTGCGGGTCGAGCAGTGGTTCGCGGCCCGCCCGCCGCTGCCCGACGCCGTCGTGCTCGACCCGCCGCGAGCGGGCGCGGGCCGCGACGTGATCGCGCCGCTCACCGCCGCAGGCCCCGCCCGGATCGTGCACATCGGCTGCGACCCCGCCGCCTTCGCCCGCGATCTCGGGCTCTACCGGGAGGGCGGGTACGAGCTCACCGAGCTGCGCGTCGTCGACTCCTTCCCCGGCACGCACCACGTCGAGTGCCTCGCCCTGCTGGAGCGCTGA
- a CDS encoding APC family permease, with product MSKMTTAAKRVLLGRPFRSDSLGNTLLPKRIALPVFASDAMSSVAYAPEEIFLVLSAAGISAYLYAPWVGLAVAAVMAVVVASYRQNVHAYPSGGGDYEVATTNLGPNAGLTVGSALLVDYVLTVAVSISSAASNIGSAIPFVATHKVLFAVVAIALLTAVNLRGVRESGTAFAVPTYAFIAGMFIMLGWGLFQVYVLGDDLRAESAGFGLDAEEEHLYGLAFAFLIARAFSSGCAALTGVEAISNGVPAFRKPKSRNAATTLLLLGSIAIVLLMGIILLAERIGVVYAHDPAHLIGAPADYHQKTLIAQLAEAVFAGFPIGFFFITIVTALILVLAANTAFNGFPVLGSILAQDRYLPRQLHTRGDRLAFSNGILFLSGAAIAFVVLFGAEVTKLIQLYIVGVFVSFVLSQTGMLRHWTRLLRTETDAEHRRRMKRSRVINAIGLTATGTVLVIVLMTKFFAGAYIAIFLMVAIFVVMKLIRKHYDSVARELAETEWDGVLPSRAHAIVLVSTLHLPTRRALAFARAMRPDTLEAVTVNVDDADTRKLVREWERSDMAVPLKVVESPYREITKPVLDYVKRVRKDAPRDVVTVFIPEYVVGHWWEQVLHNQSALRLKGRLLFEPGVMVTSVPWQLSSSAKARKQGVVNAPGAVRRGYEDRS from the coding sequence GTGTCCAAGATGACGACGGCCGCCAAGCGCGTGCTGCTCGGCAGGCCGTTCCGGAGTGATTCGCTCGGGAACACCCTGCTTCCGAAGCGGATCGCGCTGCCCGTCTTCGCCTCCGACGCGATGTCGTCGGTCGCGTACGCGCCGGAGGAGATCTTCCTGGTCCTCTCGGCCGCCGGGATCTCCGCCTACCTGTACGCGCCGTGGGTCGGGCTCGCCGTCGCCGCGGTGATGGCCGTCGTGGTCGCCAGCTACCGGCAGAACGTGCACGCCTACCCCTCCGGCGGCGGCGACTACGAGGTGGCCACCACCAACCTCGGCCCGAACGCCGGGCTCACCGTCGGCAGCGCGCTGCTGGTCGACTACGTGCTCACCGTCGCGGTCTCGATCTCGTCGGCGGCCTCCAACATCGGCTCCGCGATCCCGTTCGTCGCCACGCACAAGGTGCTCTTCGCGGTGGTCGCGATCGCGCTGCTCACCGCCGTGAACCTGCGCGGGGTCCGGGAGTCGGGGACCGCCTTCGCGGTGCCGACCTACGCCTTCATCGCCGGCATGTTCATCATGCTCGGCTGGGGGCTGTTCCAGGTGTACGTGCTCGGCGACGACCTGCGCGCGGAATCGGCCGGCTTCGGGCTTGACGCCGAGGAGGAGCACCTCTACGGCCTCGCCTTCGCCTTCCTGATCGCGCGCGCCTTCTCCTCCGGCTGCGCCGCGCTGACCGGCGTCGAGGCGATCAGCAACGGCGTCCCGGCCTTCCGCAAGCCCAAGTCGCGCAATGCCGCGACCACGCTGCTGCTGCTCGGCAGCATCGCGATCGTGCTGCTCATGGGGATCATCCTGCTGGCCGAGCGGATCGGCGTCGTCTACGCGCACGACCCGGCGCACCTGATCGGCGCGCCCGCCGACTACCACCAGAAGACGCTGATCGCCCAGCTCGCCGAGGCGGTCTTCGCCGGCTTCCCGATCGGCTTCTTCTTCATCACCATCGTGACCGCGCTGATCCTGGTGCTCGCCGCGAACACCGCCTTCAACGGCTTCCCCGTGCTCGGCTCGATCCTGGCCCAGGACCGCTACCTGCCCCGCCAGCTGCACACCCGCGGCGACCGGCTGGCGTTCAGCAACGGCATCCTCTTCCTCTCCGGCGCCGCCATCGCCTTCGTGGTGCTCTTCGGGGCCGAGGTGACCAAGCTCATCCAGCTCTACATCGTCGGCGTCTTCGTCTCGTTCGTGCTCAGCCAGACCGGCATGCTGCGGCACTGGACCCGGCTGCTGCGCACCGAGACCGACGCCGAGCACCGCAGGCGGATGAAGCGCTCCCGGGTGATCAACGCCATCGGCCTCACCGCCACCGGCACCGTGCTGGTGATCGTGCTGATGACCAAGTTCTTCGCGGGCGCCTACATCGCGATCTTCCTGATGGTCGCGATCTTCGTGGTGATGAAGCTGATCAGGAAGCACTACGACTCGGTCGCCCGCGAGCTGGCCGAGACCGAGTGGGACGGCGTGCTGCCCAGCCGCGCGCACGCCATCGTGCTGGTCTCCACGCTGCACCTGCCCACCCGCCGCGCACTCGCCTTCGCCCGCGCCATGCGGCCCGATACGCTGGAGGCGGTGACCGTGAACGTGGACGACGCCGATACCCGCAAGCTGGTGCGCGAGTGGGAGCGCAGCGATATGGCGGTGCCGCTCAAGGTGGTCGAATCGCCCTACCGGGAGATCACCAAACCGGTGCTGGACTATGTGAAGCGAGTGCGCAAGGACGCCCCGCGCGACGTGGTGACGGTGTTCATCCCGGAGTACGTGGTCGGCCACTGGTGGGAGCAGGTGCTGCACAACCAGTCCGCGCTGCGGCTCAAGGGCAGGCTGCTCTTCGAGCCGGGCGTCATGGTGACCAGCGTGCCGTGGCAGCTCAGCTCCTCGGCCAAGGCGAGAAAGCAGGGTGTGGTGAACGCGCCGGGTGCGGTGCGCCGCGGATACGAGGACCGCTCGTGA
- a CDS encoding potassium channel family protein, producing MYVVIMGCGRVGSSLARALIRVGHEVTVIDRDPSSFLRLGTDFPGRQVVGVGFDRDVLTKAGIERADAFAAVSSGDNSNIISARVAREMFGVERVVARIYDAKRAAVYERLGIPTIATVPWTTDRFLRTLIADTSTTTWRDPTGTVAVTQLALHEEWSGRTVRDLERAVGVRVAFVLRFGRGLLPDTKTIVQADDVVYVAVPSGSVGEAVAMAAKPPASED from the coding sequence GTGTACGTAGTGATCATGGGGTGCGGGCGGGTCGGCTCCTCGCTGGCGCGCGCGCTGATCCGGGTCGGGCACGAGGTGACGGTGATCGATCGCGATCCCAGCTCGTTCCTCCGCCTCGGCACCGACTTCCCCGGCAGGCAGGTGGTCGGCGTCGGCTTCGACCGGGATGTGCTGACCAAGGCCGGGATCGAGCGCGCCGACGCCTTCGCCGCCGTCTCCTCCGGCGACAACTCCAACATCATCTCGGCGCGGGTGGCGCGCGAGATGTTCGGCGTGGAGCGGGTCGTCGCCCGGATCTACGACGCCAAGCGCGCCGCCGTCTACGAGCGGCTCGGCATCCCGACCATCGCCACCGTCCCGTGGACCACCGACCGCTTCCTGCGCACCCTGATCGCCGACACCAGCACCACCACCTGGCGCGACCCGACCGGGACGGTGGCCGTCACCCAGCTGGCGCTGCACGAGGAGTGGTCCGGCCGCACCGTGCGCGACCTGGAGCGCGCCGTCGGCGTGCGGGTGGCGTTCGTGCTCCGCTTCGGCCGCGGGCTGCTGCCGGACACCAAGACCATCGTGCAGGCCGACGACGTCGTCTACGTGGCGGTGCCGTCGGGCAGCGTCGGCGAGGCCGTCGCCATGGCCGCCAAGCCCCCCGCGAGCGAGGACTGA
- a CDS encoding potassium channel family protein — translation MKVAIAGAGAVGRSIARELLRGGHRVMLLERELSHLDEEAIPDAIWVHADACELSLLEEAGMETYEVVIAATGDDKVNLVHSLLAKTEFGVSRVVARVNDPRNEWLFDSSWGVDVAVSTPRLLASLVEEAVSVGDLVRLMTLRQGQANLVEITLPNDTALAGKPVRSLRLPRDTALVTILRGGRVIVPQADDPFEGDDELLFVASVEAEEDLRVALADHGIRP, via the coding sequence ATGAAGGTCGCCATTGCCGGAGCCGGCGCCGTCGGCCGCTCCATCGCACGCGAACTGCTGCGCGGCGGGCACCGGGTGATGCTGCTCGAGCGCGAGCTGTCACACCTCGACGAGGAGGCCATCCCGGACGCGATCTGGGTGCACGCCGACGCCTGCGAGCTCTCCCTACTCGAAGAGGCGGGGATGGAGACCTACGAGGTGGTCATCGCCGCGACCGGCGACGACAAGGTGAACCTGGTGCACAGCCTGCTCGCCAAGACCGAGTTCGGGGTGAGCCGGGTGGTGGCGCGGGTGAACGATCCGCGCAACGAGTGGCTCTTCGATTCGTCCTGGGGGGTGGACGTCGCCGTCTCCACCCCGCGGCTGCTGGCCTCGCTGGTCGAGGAGGCCGTCTCGGTCGGCGACCTGGTGCGGCTGATGACGCTGCGCCAGGGTCAGGCGAACCTGGTGGAGATCACCCTGCCGAACGACACCGCGCTGGCCGGCAAGCCGGTCCGCTCGCTGCGGCTGCCGAGGGACACCGCGCTGGTGACGATCCTGCGCGGGGGCCGGGTCATCGTGCCGCAGGCCGACGATCCCTTCGAGGGCGACGACGAGCTGCTCTTCGTGGCCTCGGTCGAGGCCGAAGAGGATCTGCGAGTAGCCCTCGCGGACCACGGCATCCGCCCCTGA
- a CDS encoding sigma-70 family RNA polymerase sigma factor, whose product MVTEHTTATHSTRISSSRPAKAATAVNSESRRIGAELDALIGPAAAGDQRAVGEILRIVQPLVRRYCLARLGNSAHLQVTADDVVQEILIATVNAIPRYRDQGKSFLAFVYGIAANKVADAFRRGQLTAYPTADMPDTACPAAGPEEWALASERRTETRELMKVLAPAHRQVLVMRIVLGWSAAETAEAIGTSPGVVRVMQHRALNKLRKEMQTAAELQTAAA is encoded by the coding sequence ATGGTTACCGAGCACACCACCGCGACGCACTCCACCCGGATCTCTTCGAGCCGTCCCGCCAAGGCCGCCACCGCGGTGAACTCCGAGAGCAGGCGCATCGGCGCCGAGCTGGACGCGCTGATCGGCCCCGCCGCCGCAGGCGACCAGCGGGCCGTCGGCGAGATCCTGCGGATCGTGCAGCCGCTGGTCCGCCGGTACTGCCTGGCCCGCCTCGGCAACAGCGCGCACCTGCAGGTCACCGCCGACGACGTGGTGCAGGAGATCCTGATCGCCACCGTGAACGCCATCCCGCGCTACCGCGACCAGGGCAAGTCCTTCCTGGCCTTCGTCTACGGCATCGCCGCCAACAAGGTCGCCGACGCCTTCCGCCGCGGCCAGCTCACCGCCTACCCGACCGCCGACATGCCGGACACGGCCTGCCCGGCCGCGGGCCCCGAGGAGTGGGCGCTGGCCTCCGAGCGCAGGACCGAGACCCGCGAGCTGATGAAGGTGCTCGCCCCCGCGCACCGCCAGGTGCTGGTCATGCGGATCGTGCTCGGCTGGAGCGCGGCCGAGACCGCCGAGGCGATCGGCACCAGCCCCGGCGTGGTCCGGGTCATGCAGCACCGCGCACTCAACAAGCTCCGCAAGGAGATGCAGACCGCCGCAGAACTGCAGACCGCCGCCGCCTGA
- a CDS encoding DUF3159 domain-containing protein, protein MPTSDDTGTRDEPAAEPEARAERSEQTVLEQLGGISGLIYSTLPVLVFVPVNTLWGLTAAVWAALGVAAAILVWRLVRRSPIQPAISGFIGVGICAFIAYRVGEAKGYFLFGIYTSLVYAGIFLGSIVVRRPLVGVIWGVLNGHGSAWREEQAVVRLYDLATLAWVVVFGARYLVQSELYDTDHTGWLAVARIGMGWPLTAVALVVTVWAVRRAGHAPVKTAKPAGRHAAR, encoded by the coding sequence ATGCCGACCAGTGACGACACCGGGACCAGGGACGAGCCCGCCGCCGAACCCGAAGCGCGGGCGGAGCGCTCCGAACAGACCGTCCTCGAGCAACTCGGCGGCATCAGCGGCCTGATCTACTCCACCCTCCCGGTGCTGGTCTTCGTGCCGGTGAACACGCTGTGGGGGCTCACCGCGGCGGTCTGGGCCGCGCTCGGCGTCGCCGCCGCGATCCTGGTCTGGCGGCTGGTGCGGCGCAGCCCGATCCAGCCCGCCATCTCCGGCTTCATCGGCGTCGGGATCTGCGCCTTCATCGCCTACCGGGTGGGCGAGGCCAAGGGGTACTTCCTCTTCGGCATCTACACCAGCCTGGTCTACGCCGGGATCTTCCTCGGCTCGATCGTGGTGCGCAGGCCGCTGGTCGGGGTCATCTGGGGCGTGCTGAACGGCCACGGCTCGGCCTGGCGCGAGGAGCAGGCCGTCGTCCGGCTCTACGACCTCGCCACGCTGGCCTGGGTGGTCGTCTTCGGCGCCCGCTACCTGGTGCAGTCCGAGCTGTACGACACCGACCACACCGGCTGGCTCGCGGTCGCCAGGATCGGGATGGGCTGGCCGCTGACCGCGGTCGCGCTGGTGGTCACCGTGTGGGCGGTGCGCCGGGCCGGGCACGCCCCGGTCAAGACCGCGAAGCCCGCCGGGCGGCACGCCGCCCGCTAG
- a CDS encoding OB-fold nucleic acid binding domain-containing protein, translated as MSSAASGYFRRLGRRLTADIDHLDAEELAESAEASGACRASECRRGEEVSMLGRLRSVEACSKAVGAAIEAELFDGTDAITLVWIGRKRIPGIEPGRKILVRGRVGERDGRKVIFNPYYELRGNS; from the coding sequence ATGTCATCCGCTGCCTCGGGATATTTCCGACGCCTCGGCCGCAGGCTGACCGCGGATATCGACCACTTGGACGCCGAGGAGCTGGCCGAGTCGGCCGAGGCCTCCGGTGCGTGTCGCGCCTCCGAGTGCCGCCGCGGCGAAGAGGTCTCCATGCTCGGCAGGCTGCGCAGCGTCGAAGCCTGTTCGAAGGCGGTGGGCGCCGCGATCGAGGCCGAGCTCTTCGACGGCACCGACGCCATCACCCTGGTGTGGATCGGGCGCAAGCGGATCCCCGGCATCGAGCCGGGCCGCAAGATCCTGGTGCGCGGCCGGGTCGGCGAGCGGGACGGCCGCAAGGTGATCTTCAACCCCTACTACGAACTGCGTGGGAACAGCTGA
- a CDS encoding alpha/beta fold hydrolase produces MLLFCEPAAVVALPGTGSDSHFAQRAFGAACTARDLRIVAVQPDPGAVVASCLDALDSAARRYGRVVAAGISLGAAIAVEWAGANPGSAAGVVAGLPAWTGGSGGESPAALSARVTAESVRADGLEATIAQMRASSPAWLAETLTRSWRGYGSALPDALLEAADYSWPAEPLLRSLAVPTVVVGAVDDPIHPFPVAEQWAALIPGAVLHKMTLAEFGADPALLGHLALGTR; encoded by the coding sequence ATGTTGCTCTTCTGCGAACCGGCCGCGGTGGTGGCCCTGCCGGGTACCGGCTCCGATTCGCACTTCGCGCAGCGCGCCTTCGGTGCCGCGTGCACCGCCCGTGACCTGCGGATCGTCGCGGTGCAGCCGGATCCGGGCGCGGTCGTCGCGAGCTGCCTGGATGCGCTGGATTCGGCCGCCCGCCGGTATGGCCGGGTGGTCGCGGCGGGGATCTCGCTCGGGGCGGCGATCGCGGTCGAGTGGGCGGGCGCGAATCCGGGGTCCGCGGCCGGGGTCGTCGCGGGGTTGCCTGCGTGGACCGGGGGGTCGGGCGGGGAGTCTCCGGCGGCGCTGAGCGCCCGGGTCACCGCGGAGTCGGTGCGGGCCGACGGGCTGGAGGCGACCATCGCGCAGATGCGGGCGAGCAGCCCCGCCTGGCTGGCGGAGACGCTGACCCGCTCCTGGCGCGGGTACGGCTCCGCGCTCCCGGACGCGCTCCTGGAGGCCGCGGACTACTCCTGGCCCGCCGAGCCGCTGCTGCGTTCGCTCGCCGTGCCGACGGTCGTGGTCGGGGCCGTCGACGACCCCATCCACCCGTTCCCCGTCGCCGAGCAGTGGGCGGCGCTCATCCCGGGCGCGGTCCTGCACAAGATGACGCTCGCCGAGTTCGGCGCCGACCCGGCCCTGCTCGGCCACCTCGCCCTCGGCACCCGCTGA